The Vibrio crassostreae genomic interval CGTATCATGATCATGGTTTGGTTCGCGGTATTCCCAGCAATGTTCTGGGGTATGTACAACGCGGGTGGCCAAGCTATCGCAGCACTTAACCATATGTACGCAGGCGCTGAACTAGCATCTGTTATCAGTGGTAACTGGCACTACTGGCTAACCGAAATGCTTGGCGCCTCCCTAGGAGCCGATGCAGGTGTTGGCAGCAAGATGCTACTTGGTGCGACATACTTCCTACCTATCTACGCAACGGTATTCATCGTTGGTGGTTTCTGGGAAGTTCTGTTCTGTATGGTGCGTAAGCACGAAGTCAACGAAGGCTTCTTTGTTACTTCTATCTTATTTGCGCTTATCGTTCCGCCAACACTTCCTCTATGGCAAGCAGCACTAGGTATTACCTTCGGTGTTGTAGTCGCTAAAGAGATCTTCGGTGGTACGGGTCGTAACTTCCTGAACCCTGCACTTGCTGGCCGTGCGTTCCTATTCTTTGCATACCCTGCACAGATTTCAGGTGACGTAGTTTGGACTGCTGCAGACGGTTTCTCTGGTGCAACTGCTCTTAGCCAATGGGCTCAAGGCGGCGGTAGCGCACTAATGAACGTAACATCTGGTGAAGCAATCACTTGGATGGACGCATTCATTGGTAACATCCCAGGTTCTATCGGTGAAGTATCGACTCTTGCACTTATGATTGGTGCAGCGATGATCGTTTACATGCGTATCGCTTCATGGCGTATCATTGCTGGTGTAATGATCGGTATGATTGCGGTGTCTACGCTGTTCAATGTGATCGGTTCTGATACTAACGCAATGTTCAGCATGCCTTGGCACTGGCACCTAGTTCTAGGTGGCTTCGCATTCGGTATGTTCTTCATGGCGACAGACCCAGTATCAGCTTCATTTACCAATAAAGGTAAGTGGTGGTACGGCATCCTAATCGGCGCAATGTGTGTAATGATCCGTGTAGTTAACCCTGCATACCCAGAAGGCATGATGCTTGCGATTCTATTCGCAAACCTATTTGCTCCTCTGTTTGACCACGTTGTAATCGAGAAGAACATTAAGCGGAGACTAGCGCGCTATGGCAAGTAATAACGATAGCATTAAAAAGACGCTGTTTGTTGTTATCGCATTGAGCTTAGTGTGCTCAATCATCGTTTCAACAGCTGCAGTTGTTCTTAAACCTAAGCAACAAGCTAACGCGGTTCTGGATCAGCAAACTAAGATCCTTGAAGTTGCGGGCATTGAACTTGCGGGTAACATTCCAGCACTGTACGCAGAGAACATTGAACCTCGTCTAGTTGATTTCGCTACTGGTGATTTCGTTGACGGCGATGCTGCTGCATACGACCAACGTAAAGCGGCAAAAGATCCAGCTCAGTCAATTAAGCTTTCAGCTGAAGATGACATCGCTAAGATCATTCGTCGTGCTAACACAGGTACTGTATACCTTGTGAAAGATGGCGCTGAAACTTCTAAAGTTATCATCCCTGTTCACGGTAACGGTCTATGGTCAATGATGTACGCATTCGTTGCGGTAGAAACTGATGGCAACACAGTTTCTGGTATCACTTACTACGAGCAAGGTGAAACTCCTGGACTTGGTGGTGAAGTTGAGAACCCAACTTGGCGCGCTCAATTCGTTGGTAAGAAATTATTCGACGAAAACCACAAACCTGCTATTCAGGTTGTTAAAGGTGGCGCTCCTCAAGGTTCTGAGCACGGTGTAGATGGCCTTTCTGGTGCAACACTGACTAGCGTTGGTGTTCAACATACATTTGACTTCTGGTTAGGTGATATGGGCTTTGGTCCGTTCCTAGCAAAAGTTCGTGACGGAGGTCTGAACTAATGTCTAGTGCAAAAGAAATTAAAAAGAGCATCTTAGCGCCGGTGTTGGACAACAACCCAATCGCGCTACAGGTTCTTGGTGTGTGTTCTGCTCTTGCGGTAACCACTAAGCTAGAAACAGCATTTGTTATGACTATCGCGGTAATGTTCGTTACTGCTCTGTCTAACTTCTTCGTTTCTTTGATCCGTAACCACATTCCTAACAGTGTGCGTATCATCGTTCAGATGGCAATCATCGCATCATTAGTAATCGTGGTAGACCAAGTGCTTAAAGCATACCTATACGATATCTCTAAGCAGCTATCTGTATTCGTAGGCCTAATCATTACTAACTGTATTGTAATGGGTCGTGCTGAAGCATTCGCAATGAAGTCTGCGCCAATCCCATCTCTAATCGATGGTCTTGGTAACGGTCTTGGTTACGGTTTCGTTCTTATCACTGTTGGTTTCTTCCGTGAGCTTCTAGGCTCTGGCAAACTATTTGGTATGGAAGTACTACCTCTAGTGAGCAACGGTGGTTGGTATCAGCCAAACGGCTTGATGCTTCTAGCACCTTCTGCATTCTTCCTAATTGGTTTCTTGATTTGGGCAATTCGTGTGTTCAAACCAGAACAAGTAGAAGCGAAGGGGTAAGGTAGTCATGGAACATTATATTAGTCTGCTAGTTAAATCGATTTTCATCGAAAACATGGCGCTTTCTTTCTTCCTAGGTATGTGTACATTCCTAGCGGTATCTAAGAAAGTTAAAACTTCTTTTGGTCTTGGTGTTGCGGTAGTTGTAGTACTTACAATCGCTGTTCCTGTAAACAACCTTGTTTACACGCACATCCTAAAAGAAAACGCGCTTGTTGAAGGTGTCGATTTAAGTTTCCTTAACTTCATCGCATTCATCGGTGTTATCGCGGCACTTGTACAAATCCTAGAGATGGTTCTAGACCGTTTCTTCCCACCTTTGTACAACGCACTAGGTATCTTCCTTCCACTGATCACAGTTAACTGTGCAATCTTTGGTGGTGTATCTTTCATGGTAACTCGTGACTACAACTTTGCTGAATCTGTTGTTTACGGCTTCGGTTCTGGTGTGGGTTGGATGTTAGCTATCGTTGCTCTTGCGGGTATCCGTGAGAAGATGAAGTACTCTGACGTTCCTCCAGGTCTTCGTGGCCTTGGTATCACGTTCATTACTGTTGGTCTGATGGCGTTAGGCTTTATGTCTTTCTCTGGTGTTCAACTGTAGGGTAAGCACCCAGTAATAAGGAATAACAAATGCAAAGCATTATTCTTGGCGTAGCGATGTTTACCATTATTGTATTGGCTCTAGTACTAGTGATTCTTTTCGCTAAGTCTAAGCTAGTACCATCAGGTGACATCACTATTGCTGTAAACGGCGACCCTGAAAAGGCGATCGTTACTCAACCTGGTAGCAAGCTACTTGGTGCCCTAGCTGGCGCTGGTATCTTCGTATCTTCTGCTTGTGGTGGCGGTGGCTCTTGTGGTCAGTGTCGTGTAAAAGTTAAGTCTGGTGGTGGCGACATCCTTCCAACTGAACTTGATCACATCACAAAAGGTGAAGCTCGCGAAGGCGAACGTCTTGCATGTCAAGTTGCTATGAAAACTGACATGGAGATTGAACTAGACGAAGATATCTTTGGTGTTAAAAAGTGGGAATGTACTGTTATCTCGAATAACAACGAAGCTACTTTCATCAAAGAACTTGCTCTAGCGATCCCTGAAGGTGAAGAAGTTCCGTTCCGCGCGGGTGGTTACATTCAGATTGAAGCTGAACCACATCACGTGAAATACGCAGATTACGATATTCCTGAGGAATACCGTGGTGACTGGGATAAGTTCAACTTGTTCCGTTACGAGTCTATCGTTAAAGAGCACTCGATCCGTGCTTACTCTATGGCTTCATACCCAGAAGAGAAAGGCATCATCAAGCTTAACGTGCGTATCGCAACTCCGCCGCCAAACAACCCTGACGTAGCTCCTGGTGTGATGTCTTCATACATCTGGTCTCTTAAAGAAGGCGACAAATGTACTATTTCTGGTCCATTTGGTGAGTTCTTTGCTAAAGACACAGACAATGAAATGGTATTCATCGGTGGTGGTGCAGGTATGGCGCCAATGCGTTCACATATCTTCGACCAACTTAAGCGTCTTAACTCTACTCGTAAGATGTCTTACTGGTACGGTGCACGTTCTAAGCGTGAGATGTTCTACATTGAAGATTTCGATGGCCTAGCGGCTGCAAACGAGAACTTCGTGTGGCACTGTGCTCTGTCTGATCCTCAACCAGAGGACAACTGGGACGGTTACACAGGTTTCATCCATAACGTATTGTACGAAAACTACCTGAAGGATCACGAAGCTCCTGAAGATTGTGAGTACTACATGTGTGGTCCACCAATGATGAACGCGGCTGTTATCGGCATGCTGAAAGATCTTGGTGTAGAAGATGAAAACATCCTACTAGATGACTTCGGTGGTTAATCCATTTAAGTGATTGATATTATGGCTGACTCTCACGAGTCAGCCATTTGTTTTTCTAAGACTATTTTTGACAACATACTGGCTTATATAAGAAAGAGTAAGGCATTCAAAATACCTATTTTTTACTCTTATTTTTCCTTATATAAATCCTTAACATTAGACAGGAGTAAGCAAGTGAGAATTTGGCTTGTTGCATTAACTTCTTTGATTTTTCTTGCGGGCTGTGATCAGGCAAGAGAGCAAGTGCATTTAAGTGGCCCAACAATGGGTACCAGTTACAATATTAAATATATCAATGGTGATGAATTTCCTGAATCTAATGAAGTTCATACTGAGATCGATCGTCTACTTGAAGAAGTGAATGATCAAATGTCGACTTACCGTGAAGATTCAGAGCTGAGCCGTTTCAATCAACACAAAGGTGCGGACGCATTCGAAGTATCTGAACAAACTGCTATCGTTGTGAAAGAAGCCATTCGTTTGAACGGTCTTACTGAAGGTGCGTTGGATGTTACGGTTGGCCCATTAGTTAATCTTTGGGGTTTTGGTCCTGAAGCGCGTCCGGAAGTCGTTCCATCAGATGAAGAACTTGCTGCTCGTAAAGCTAAGGTTGGTATTCACCACTTGAGCGTTGAAGGCAACAAGCTAACTAAAGACTTGCCTAATTTGTATGTCGACCTGTCAACTATTGCAAAAGGTTGGGGCGTTGATGTTGTTGCTGATTACCTTGATTCAATTGGTATTCACAACTACATGGTTGAAGTAGGCGGTGAAATCCGTTTGAAAGGCCTAAACCGTGAAAGTGTAGGCTGGCGTATTGCCATCGAAAAGCCAAGTATTGACGAACGTAACATCCAAGAGATCATCGAGCCTGGTGATATGGCGATCGCAACGTCTGGTGACTACCGCAACTATTTTGAGCGTGATGGTGTTCGTTACTCACACATCATCAACCCAGAAACAGGAAAGCCTCTTCATCATAAAGTGGTTTCTGTGACTGTTTTAAACCCGTCTTCAATGACTGCAGACGGCTTATCTACTGGCCTTATGGTCTTAGGTGAGGAAAAAGGAATGGAAGTCGCAAACCAGCATAACATCCCAGTGTTCATGGTGGTAAAAACAGCAGATGGCTTTAAAGAAATTGCTTCTGAAGCATTTAAGCCATACTTAGGTAAATAAGGTAAGCGAGATAATTATGAATACATTTCTGATTACATTTGGTGTTTTTCTTGCAGTAATCGCAGCGATGTCAATTGGCTACATTATCCAAAAGAAAGTTGTGAAAGGTAGCTGTGGTGGCTTAGGTGCTGTTGGTATTGATAAAGTATGTAACTGCCCTGAACCTTGCGACGCGCGTAAGAAGCGTGAAGCACGTGAAGCTTACCGTGAAGAGAAGCTGGCTGAGCGCCAACAAAAAGAAGCGGCTTGGAGTAAAGACCGTATCGCTTAATGGGTGACAGTCATAAGGGGTAGAGTTATCTATGCCCTTAAATTGAAAAGCTCAAGATTATCATCTTGAGCTTTTTTGGTTTTGAGGCTTAGTCATTTATCTTGGCAGATTAACGATGGAAACAAAAACGAATGACTATTGTTCGATTTGCATGCTGTTACGCGCAAACACTAGCTGATTCCTACCTTGTTCTTTTGCCGTATAAAGAAGCTCATCAGCGGCTTTGATCTGCTCATCTAACTTGGCGTCTAAATCGGTTACGCCGATGCTAATACTGACCTTGATTCTTTGAGAGTCATGCTCAACAACATGGCTTTCAATGGCTTCTCTCATGGACTCTAAGTTGTCAACAAAGCTCTCAAATGCACCGCATGACTGAATACAAAACTCTTCACCACCGAAGCGCACAGCGACATCGTCTTTGAAATGATCTTTGATGATTTTCCCTACATCGATCAGCACGGCATCACCACCATCGTGGCCAAAGGTATCATTCACTTTCTTAAAGAAGTCGATATCCATCATCGCGATGTTTCGTTGATCGCAGCCCTTACAAGGATGATTAAACAGGTAGCGACGATTCCATAAGCCAGTAAGAGCATCCTCGTTGGCATGTCGAAATAGCTCATTGGCCGCTTCTTTCATATCAAGCAGTTGATGGATACGGCAGAAAAACTCTTCTTGGTTAAAAGGCTTGTAAAGGAAATCGTTAGCACCCGCTTTAAGGAATCGCGCTGTCATGGTGCGGTCATCGCTACCTGATAGCCCTAAAATAGCCAACTGGTTTCTATCGTGATCGCGTCGAATTTCACGGATCATCGCTATACCGTCTTTGTTCGGCATATCATGGTCTGTAACAACGAATGTAATATCGGGATCGTTATGAAGAAGCTTTAATGCTTGTTCGCCGTCTTCGGCTTGGATAGTTTGGATATATTGGTGTTCTAGAAGTTGAGCTATGTAACGGCGAACAACCGCTGAATCATCGACAACCAATGCTTTGTGGTGGCGATTATTCGAAATTCTTTGAACCAGAGGGAGTAGGTAGCTTACTGATGACATACTGTCTTTAAGTATGTAGTCAATAACGCCTTTTGCTAGGACTTGCTCTCGCAGTTGATTGTCGAACATCCCGGTAAGAACAATTATTTTCTGTTGATAGCCTAATACGAGATCAATGATCTCACCGTCTTGCCCGTCAGGTAAGCAGTAATCTAATACGGCACACAAGAAATCCGTCTCTTGTTCCAAGATGTTTTTTGCTTCTGCAATAGATTCAGCAAGTGCGACCTCATAACCGCTATTTTTAAGCTGTTGGTACAGGTAGTTGCGGAATGCTCGGCTATCTTCCACCACTAGTATTTTTTCACTCACAAGCGATCCCTACTTATAGACTAAATACTCGTTAACAATAGTATCAGAAGAGCTTATGACTATTGAAGCGAAACCTTTTTAGCTGGACTCGAGATCGTTTTAAATCTGATAAAATTTGGATTATACTGTTTATTGATACAGTTGTAAGGTCGAGTCATTCCTAGATGTGTAGCGCAGGCGAAGAGAAAATAAGAAAAATAATTCATGTCGATATGGATTGTTTTTATGCGGCTGTAGAAATGCGTGATAACCCTGCTTACCGAAATCGCCCGTTAGCTGTTGGTGGGCATGAGAAGCAACGCGGTGTTTTGAGCACATGTAATTATGAAGCCCGCAAGTTTGGTGTTCGCTCTGCAATGCCGACCGGAAAAGCGCTACAGCTTTGTCCTAATCTATTGGTTGTGCCGGGAAGAATGTCGGTCTATGTCGAGATATCTAAAAAGATTCGTGAAATATTCTCTCGATACACGTCTGTCATAGAGCCTCTTTCCTTAGATGAAGCGTTTCTTGATGTCACCGATTCTACGCAGTGTCATGGTTCAGCAACACTTATTGCTGAGTCGATTCGCCGTGATATCTGGAATGAACTCAACCTGACCGCTTCGGCTGGCATTGCCCCGATCAAGTTCTTAGCCAAAGTTGCCTCGGATCTGAATAAGCCCAATGGTCAGTTTGTTATCCCTCCACAAGACGTACAATCAGTGATTGATGAGTTGCCACTAGAAAAGATTCCCGGTGTCGGCAAGGTGAGCATTGAAAAGCTGCATCAAGCAGGTTTCTTTACTTGTAAGGATATTAAAGAGTCTGACTATCGAGACCTCCTACTCAAGTTTGGCCGTCAAGGTGCATCACTCTGGAAGCGCAGTCATGGCATTGATGATCGAGAAGTTATCATCGAGCGCGAGCGAAAATCGGTAGGCGTAGAGCGCACCTTCACTCAAAATATTTCAACTTACGCTGAATGTTGGCAGGTAATCGAAGACAAGCTATTTCCTGAACTCGAAACTCGCTTAGAAAAAGCCAGCCCAACTAAAGCGATCATCAAGCAGGGAATCAAACTCAAGTTCGCCGACTTTCAGCAAACCACGATTGAACATATCCACGCCTCTTTAGATCGTGAACACTTCAAAGAACTGCTAAGTGAAATACTGAAAAGACAACAGGGGCGAGAGATACGTCTGCTTGGTTTAAGCGTAATGCTGCAACCCAAAGACCAAATGCGTCAGTTGAGTTTCTTTTAGGGAAAGGCTCTGAGAGGTTCGGCTTAGAAATGTTGTTGAAAGTGTTGTTGGTATTTGAATACCGACTAGACTTCACAGCCTAATCGGTTTTTACCTAAGTATGGAAGTTGGCTTATCTAGGAAGCTGTTTAACTCGCGCTAAGGTATCACTGAACGGTTGCTGCTCTAGCTTGCCGTAACCAACCATTTTGCTGGCTTTGAGTTTGGTTGAAAGCGGGGTAGCGATTCCACATAAGAAGCGAGTAATTGCCTCGTCGGTAATCAGTTGTTGGCTAGTCGAAATAAACTCATGTATCCATGTCATCACCGTCTCATCATCGACAGGTTCAACATCAACGGTTGGTAAGATTGCCACTTCTCCTCGACATACAGAGCAATGACCGCAGTTTGCTGGCGCCTTATCATCGGCAAAGTAACTTGCAAGGCGCGAGCTTAGGCAGGTGTCGGCTTCAAAGAAGCTCAGCATCTGATTAAGACGATTGATTTCACTGTTCTCTTTTACCTTAAACAACTCAGTTAGACGCTCTGACAGCTGCATCATATCTTCTGAGGTATTGTGAATCGCATAGACATCTGTGATCTGCTTGCTTTCCAGTTCAATCCAACCTTGTTCATTGAAGTAGTCGATAGCCGCAATCACGCGCTGACGATCAGCTTGGAAATGAGTCCAAAGCGCATCGAAGTCGACTTGGCACCACACTCTTGCCTGAGGAGAGCATTGGAAAATCGCTTCGACAAATTGACGACGTTCACTTTGGAACTGTTCGGTGATTTGCTGTTTCGGGCGAATGAACTTAAATTTGTAGTCTGCGAAGTAGCTGTACTTCGGCTCAATCACACCTTCAATTTCGAGATACACCAGCAGTGTTTTTAGCGGTAACTGACGAATGTTGGATTCACGTGATAGTTGGTTAAGCATGATCTCCCATTGGTTCCAACCAGAAGCGCCAATGTTTTGATTTTCGTAGATCTCTTTTAATACTGCCTGGATCGATATGTTGTCTGGAGTATCGCCAAATACAAAGTTCTCTAGTGTGCTCAAGCCGTGTTTGTTCGCGAGCAATATACACTCAGAAGCTTGTCCATCTCGTCCCGCTCTGCCGATCTCTTGTGAGTAGTTCTCGATCGATTTTGGTAAATCAAAGTGAATCACTCGGCGAATGTTGGACTTATCTACGCCCATACCAAACGCAATGGTTGCCACGATACAGCTCACTTCATCATTCATGAATTGATGTTGAATTGCATCTCGGTTTTCAGGCTTAAGACCCGCATGGTAAGCCACGGCATTAACGCCAGCGTTTCGAAGTTGCTGAGCCACCATCTCTGCTGTTTGTTGAAGGGTGACATAAACAATAGTCGGAGCGAGAGAAGCTTGGTTGACGACATTGCACAAGGTTTCTAGCTTGCTGGTTTGTTCGCAAGGTTGAATCGACAGGTCGAGGTTTTGACGATAGAACCCCGTAACCACAACGCGCTCCTCATCAATTTCAAACTTCGACTTCATATCTTGAATAACAGATGTCGTCGCGGTTGCTGTCAGTAGCAGCACTTGAGGAATATTGAGCTGTTTCTGGTATTGAGGAAGCTTCAGGTAATCGGGTCTGAAGTTGTGTCCCCATTCTGAAATACAGTGCGCTTCATCGACCACAAGCAGTGAGATCGGCACTTGAGAGATAAACTGACGAAAGCGCTCGTTCTTCAAGCGTTCAACGGAGATCATGAGGATCTTTGTGTCGCCGTTACGTACCGACTGCATGACCTGTTGTGTGGTTTGTCTGTCTTGGCTTGATTCGATTGCAGCTGCGCTAATGCCTTTACTGTGCAGGAAAGCCAGTTGGTCTTTCATCAAGGCTAACAGCGGTGATATCACTAAGGTTAAGTGCGGCAATTCTAATGCTGGTAATTGATAACA includes:
- a CDS encoding NADH:ubiquinone reductase (Na(+)-transporting) subunit B, which codes for MGLKKFLEDIEHHFEPGGKHEKWFALYEAAATVFYTPGLITKKSSHVRDSVDLKRIMIMVWFAVFPAMFWGMYNAGGQAIAALNHMYAGAELASVISGNWHYWLTEMLGASLGADAGVGSKMLLGATYFLPIYATVFIVGGFWEVLFCMVRKHEVNEGFFVTSILFALIVPPTLPLWQAALGITFGVVVAKEIFGGTGRNFLNPALAGRAFLFFAYPAQISGDVVWTAADGFSGATALSQWAQGGGSALMNVTSGEAITWMDAFIGNIPGSIGEVSTLALMIGAAMIVYMRIASWRIIAGVMIGMIAVSTLFNVIGSDTNAMFSMPWHWHLVLGGFAFGMFFMATDPVSASFTNKGKWWYGILIGAMCVMIRVVNPAYPEGMMLAILFANLFAPLFDHVVIEKNIKRRLARYGK
- a CDS encoding Na(+)-translocating NADH-quinone reductase subunit C, giving the protein MASNNDSIKKTLFVVIALSLVCSIIVSTAAVVLKPKQQANAVLDQQTKILEVAGIELAGNIPALYAENIEPRLVDFATGDFVDGDAAAYDQRKAAKDPAQSIKLSAEDDIAKIIRRANTGTVYLVKDGAETSKVIIPVHGNGLWSMMYAFVAVETDGNTVSGITYYEQGETPGLGGEVENPTWRAQFVGKKLFDENHKPAIQVVKGGAPQGSEHGVDGLSGATLTSVGVQHTFDFWLGDMGFGPFLAKVRDGGLN
- a CDS encoding NADH:ubiquinone reductase (Na(+)-transporting) subunit D gives rise to the protein MSSAKEIKKSILAPVLDNNPIALQVLGVCSALAVTTKLETAFVMTIAVMFVTALSNFFVSLIRNHIPNSVRIIVQMAIIASLVIVVDQVLKAYLYDISKQLSVFVGLIITNCIVMGRAEAFAMKSAPIPSLIDGLGNGLGYGFVLITVGFFRELLGSGKLFGMEVLPLVSNGGWYQPNGLMLLAPSAFFLIGFLIWAIRVFKPEQVEAKG
- the nqrE gene encoding NADH:ubiquinone reductase (Na(+)-transporting) subunit E codes for the protein MEHYISLLVKSIFIENMALSFFLGMCTFLAVSKKVKTSFGLGVAVVVVLTIAVPVNNLVYTHILKENALVEGVDLSFLNFIAFIGVIAALVQILEMVLDRFFPPLYNALGIFLPLITVNCAIFGGVSFMVTRDYNFAESVVYGFGSGVGWMLAIVALAGIREKMKYSDVPPGLRGLGITFITVGLMALGFMSFSGVQL
- the nqrF gene encoding NADH:ubiquinone reductase (Na(+)-transporting) subunit F, which gives rise to MQSIILGVAMFTIIVLALVLVILFAKSKLVPSGDITIAVNGDPEKAIVTQPGSKLLGALAGAGIFVSSACGGGGSCGQCRVKVKSGGGDILPTELDHITKGEAREGERLACQVAMKTDMEIELDEDIFGVKKWECTVISNNNEATFIKELALAIPEGEEVPFRAGGYIQIEAEPHHVKYADYDIPEEYRGDWDKFNLFRYESIVKEHSIRAYSMASYPEEKGIIKLNVRIATPPPNNPDVAPGVMSSYIWSLKEGDKCTISGPFGEFFAKDTDNEMVFIGGGAGMAPMRSHIFDQLKRLNSTRKMSYWYGARSKREMFYIEDFDGLAAANENFVWHCALSDPQPEDNWDGYTGFIHNVLYENYLKDHEAPEDCEYYMCGPPMMNAAVIGMLKDLGVEDENILLDDFGG
- a CDS encoding FAD:protein FMN transferase, producing the protein MRIWLVALTSLIFLAGCDQAREQVHLSGPTMGTSYNIKYINGDEFPESNEVHTEIDRLLEEVNDQMSTYREDSELSRFNQHKGADAFEVSEQTAIVVKEAIRLNGLTEGALDVTVGPLVNLWGFGPEARPEVVPSDEELAARKAKVGIHHLSVEGNKLTKDLPNLYVDLSTIAKGWGVDVVADYLDSIGIHNYMVEVGGEIRLKGLNRESVGWRIAIEKPSIDERNIQEIIEPGDMAIATSGDYRNYFERDGVRYSHIINPETGKPLHHKVVSVTVLNPSSMTADGLSTGLMVLGEEKGMEVANQHNIPVFMVVKTADGFKEIASEAFKPYLGK
- the nqrM gene encoding (Na+)-NQR maturation NqrM; translated protein: MNTFLITFGVFLAVIAAMSIGYIIQKKVVKGSCGGLGAVGIDKVCNCPEPCDARKKREAREAYREEKLAERQQKEAAWSKDRIA
- a CDS encoding response regulator, producing the protein MSEKILVVEDSRAFRNYLYQQLKNSGYEVALAESIAEAKNILEQETDFLCAVLDYCLPDGQDGEIIDLVLGYQQKIIVLTGMFDNQLREQVLAKGVIDYILKDSMSSVSYLLPLVQRISNNRHHKALVVDDSAVVRRYIAQLLEHQYIQTIQAEDGEQALKLLHNDPDITFVVTDHDMPNKDGIAMIREIRRDHDRNQLAILGLSGSDDRTMTARFLKAGANDFLYKPFNQEEFFCRIHQLLDMKEAANELFRHANEDALTGLWNRRYLFNHPCKGCDQRNIAMMDIDFFKKVNDTFGHDGGDAVLIDVGKIIKDHFKDDVAVRFGGEEFCIQSCGAFESFVDNLESMREAIESHVVEHDSQRIKVSISIGVTDLDAKLDEQIKAADELLYTAKEQGRNQLVFARNSMQIEQ
- the dinB gene encoding DNA polymerase IV, which translates into the protein MCSAGEEKIRKIIHVDMDCFYAAVEMRDNPAYRNRPLAVGGHEKQRGVLSTCNYEARKFGVRSAMPTGKALQLCPNLLVVPGRMSVYVEISKKIREIFSRYTSVIEPLSLDEAFLDVTDSTQCHGSATLIAESIRRDIWNELNLTASAGIAPIKFLAKVASDLNKPNGQFVIPPQDVQSVIDELPLEKIPGVGKVSIEKLHQAGFFTCKDIKESDYRDLLLKFGRQGASLWKRSHGIDDREVIIERERKSVGVERTFTQNISTYAECWQVIEDKLFPELETRLEKASPTKAIIKQGIKLKFADFQQTTIEHIHASLDREHFKELLSEILKRQQGREIRLLGLSVMLQPKDQMRQLSFF
- a CDS encoding RecQ family ATP-dependent DNA helicase, coding for MIEQKLKQVFGFDSLRNGQKQVIDNVLSGHSTAAIFPTGSGKSLCYQLPALELPHLTLVISPLLALMKDQLAFLHSKGISAAAIESSQDRQTTQQVMQSVRNGDTKILMISVERLKNERFRQFISQVPISLLVVDEAHCISEWGHNFRPDYLKLPQYQKQLNIPQVLLLTATATTSVIQDMKSKFEIDEERVVVTGFYRQNLDLSIQPCEQTSKLETLCNVVNQASLAPTIVYVTLQQTAEMVAQQLRNAGVNAVAYHAGLKPENRDAIQHQFMNDEVSCIVATIAFGMGVDKSNIRRVIHFDLPKSIENYSQEIGRAGRDGQASECILLANKHGLSTLENFVFGDTPDNISIQAVLKEIYENQNIGASGWNQWEIMLNQLSRESNIRQLPLKTLLVYLEIEGVIEPKYSYFADYKFKFIRPKQQITEQFQSERRQFVEAIFQCSPQARVWCQVDFDALWTHFQADRQRVIAAIDYFNEQGWIELESKQITDVYAIHNTSEDMMQLSERLTELFKVKENSEINRLNQMLSFFEADTCLSSRLASYFADDKAPANCGHCSVCRGEVAILPTVDVEPVDDETVMTWIHEFISTSQQLITDEAITRFLCGIATPLSTKLKASKMVGYGKLEQQPFSDTLARVKQLPR